The genomic window AAAGAAGAAATATAAAGAAAAACAAAGTTTTCATTAATGTTTTACCAGGTCTATAATAACAAGAGTCAGTTGGGGGGGAAAGATAAAATGAGTAGAGAAATGAATAATTTGCTAAGGAAAATGATAAAATGTGATTTAGTAGGAGGACTCATTTCTGCACTTATAGTATCTTTATTAGTAAACTTACAAATTGCAAGTATATTTTTTATGGGAATATTAGTAGCTTTAGTAAACTTCCTAGTAAGTGGAATAATTTTAGAATATTCATTAATAAGGGATAAGAAGTTACTAATAATAATGAGTTATTTCATAAAAATAATAGTAATAGTTTGTTTAGCACTGCCATTTATGTACAACTTACAAAAACTAATAGCATATGTTGGAGGATATATAAGTCATTTTATACTTTTAACATTTTATTGGTTAAAAAATGAGAAAGGAAGTGATTAGGTGGAACCATTGAAGCCTATATTTTCCTTTGGACTTGGAGGTTTTACGGTAGATATTACTCCTGATATAGTGGTCCAATGGGTAATAATTGCCTTAGTAGCTATTTTGGCGTGGTGGGCAACTAGAAATTTAAAGGTTAAACCAAGTAAAAAGCAAGTAGTTGTTGAATCAATATATACTACAATTAGAAATGTAGTATTAGAGAATGTTGGTGAAAATTATACTGATATAATTCCATTTATAGGATCCATGGGAATTTATCTACTTTTAATGAATCTTGTAGGTTTAATCGGCGTAGTACCACCAACGAAAAATTTTAGTGTAACTTTAGGTATGGCACTTATAACATTTTTTGTTGTTCAAACTTATGCAATTAAAAAGCATGGAGTTAAAAGTTACATGAAGGGATATATACAACCAATTCCCGTTATGTTACCAATTAATTTATTAGAAAGAGTTATGTTACCAGTTTCATTGTCATTAAGACTTTTTGGTAACGTGTTAGCAGCTACATTTATCATAGAATTAGTATATGAGAATCTACATAAAATAGCATGGATAGCACAAATTGGTTTACCAATAGCTTTACATGGATATTTTGATGTGTTTGATGGCGTTATACAAATGGTGATATTTGTTATGTTAACAATGATAAATATAAAAATAGTTTCAGAACATTAATTTTAAGGAGGATTTTATCATGAATGAAATAGGAATGAGAGCATTAGGAGCAGGTATTGCGGTATTAGTCGGTTTAGGAGCAGGTATAGGTATAGGTAATGCTACAGGAAAAGCTGTAGAAGGTGTTTCAAGAAATCCAGAAACTAGTGGTAAGATTACAACTGCTTTAATTATAGGTGCAGGTTTCGCAGAAGCAACAGCTATTTACGGTTTATTAGTATCAATACTTCTAATATTTGTTGGAGTAAAATAATGAATTTTAGTGACTCCAGAAGGGAGGCAATGTATATATA from Clostridium septicum includes these protein-coding regions:
- a CDS encoding F0F1 ATP synthase subunit A → MEPLKPIFSFGLGGFTVDITPDIVVQWVIIALVAILAWWATRNLKVKPSKKQVVVESIYTTIRNVVLENVGENYTDIIPFIGSMGIYLLLMNLVGLIGVVPPTKNFSVTLGMALITFFVVQTYAIKKHGVKSYMKGYIQPIPVMLPINLLERVMLPVSLSLRLFGNVLAATFIIELVYENLHKIAWIAQIGLPIALHGYFDVFDGVIQMVIFVMLTMINIKIVSEH
- the atpE gene encoding ATP synthase F0 subunit C, with translation MNEIGMRALGAGIAVLVGLGAGIGIGNATGKAVEGVSRNPETSGKITTALIIGAGFAEATAIYGLLVSILLIFVGVK